One part of the Neoarius graeffei isolate fNeoGra1 chromosome 2, fNeoGra1.pri, whole genome shotgun sequence genome encodes these proteins:
- the LOC132882265 gene encoding uncharacterized protein LOC132882265 isoform X2, which translates to MDEFLSTEQPSPCKVGLGEVCSHVAATLFALESAVKHLKSRTCTDGPRQWGQSSDVTGGRTIFSSGCNIDFTSPERKRKQACMESCNSGPPPSKSKKTSSIPLMTQDEKENFLKRLSKSGTKSARLSLEAGFNDSFTPRTLQLNLPKPLSELYDPVHLGLSYPDLLLECEAAFQALNIDENQASSVEEETRKQAKSKLWFQMRAGRVTASRFKAAARTDPANPSKSLIKQICYPQAYKFTSAATEWGCQHENEARNVYKAHVAMQHRDFMVEDSGLIINPDYPHLGASPDGKIKCSCCGMGILEIKCPHCKRGASVVFSNSKSSTGMFRPEVRSRRACAADLRDSSSLFLDFMACRH; encoded by the exons ATGGATGAATTCCTGAGCACAGAGCA accgtccccgtgtaaagtgggccttggaGAAGTTTGTTCTCATGTCGCAGCCACCCTGTTTGCATTGGAATCCGCTGTCAAACACCTGAAGAGCAGAACCTGCACTGATGGTCCCAGACAATGGGGACAATCTTCAGATGTCACAGGTGGGAGAACGATATTCAGTTCAGGATGTAATATTGACTTCACCAGTCCTGAGAGGAAGCGGAAACAGGCCTGTATGGAGTCATGCAACTCCGGACCACCCCCTTCAAAGTCTAAGAAGACATCTTCCATCCCACTCATGACACAGGATGAGAAGGAGAACTTTTTAAAGAGGTTGTCCAAGTCTGGTACCAAGAGTGCTAGACTGTCACTGGAGGCAGGCTTTAATGACAGTTTCACACCAAGGACACTACAGCTCAATCTTCCCAAACCCCTATCTGAGCTGTATGATCCAGTCCATCTAGGCCTGTCATATCCTGATCTGTTGCTGGAATGTGAGGCAGCATTTCAAGCGCTGAACATCGATGAAAATCAG GCATCTTCCGTTGAAGAAGAGACTAGAAAACAAGCCAAATCCAAGCTGTGGTTCCAAATGCGTGCTGGCCGAGTTACAGCTTCCAGGTTCAAGGCAGCTGCAAGAACAGATCCAGCCAACCCATCCAAGTCTCTCATCAAGCAAATCTGCTATCCACAAGCCTACAAGTTCACTTCTGCAGCAACTGA ATGGGGATGCCAGCATGAAAACGAGGCCAGGAATGTGTACAAAGCACATGTAGCCATGCAGCACAGAGACTTCATGGTGGAAGACTCAGGACTCATCATCAATCCTGATTATCCTCACCTTGGTGCCTCTCCAGATGGGAAGATAAAGTGTTCCTGCTGTGGGATGGGGATTTTAGAAATAAAATGCCCTCATTGCAAACGTGGTGCCTCAGTAGTATTCTCTAATTCCAAGTCCTCTACTGGAATGTTCAGGCCTGAGGTTAGATCCAGGAGAGCTTGTGCAGCTGATCTACGGGATTCTTCCTCTCTCTTCCTGGACTTCATGGCCTGTCGACACTGA
- the LOC132882265 gene encoding uncharacterized protein LOC132882265 isoform X1: MRHRTGADFLLENGRVDAEKSENKNGLLRFCFRPSPCKVGLGEVCSHVAATLFALESAVKHLKSRTCTDGPRQWGQSSDVTGGRTIFSSGCNIDFTSPERKRKQACMESCNSGPPPSKSKKTSSIPLMTQDEKENFLKRLSKSGTKSARLSLEAGFNDSFTPRTLQLNLPKPLSELYDPVHLGLSYPDLLLECEAAFQALNIDENQASSVEEETRKQAKSKLWFQMRAGRVTASRFKAAARTDPANPSKSLIKQICYPQAYKFTSAATEWGCQHENEARNVYKAHVAMQHRDFMVEDSGLIINPDYPHLGASPDGKIKCSCCGMGILEIKCPHCKRGASVVFSNSKSSTGMFRPEVRSRRACAADLRDSSSLFLDFMACRH; the protein is encoded by the exons atgcgtcaccgtacaggcgcagatttcctccttgaaaacggtcgtgtagacgcggaaaaaagtgagaacaaaaacggacttttgcgtttttgtttcagaccgtccccgtgtaaagtgggccttggaGAAGTTTGTTCTCATGTCGCAGCCACCCTGTTTGCATTGGAATCCGCTGTCAAACACCTGAAGAGCAGAACCTGCACTGATGGTCCCAGACAATGGGGACAATCTTCAGATGTCACAGGTGGGAGAACGATATTCAGTTCAGGATGTAATATTGACTTCACCAGTCCTGAGAGGAAGCGGAAACAGGCCTGTATGGAGTCATGCAACTCCGGACCACCCCCTTCAAAGTCTAAGAAGACATCTTCCATCCCACTCATGACACAGGATGAGAAGGAGAACTTTTTAAAGAGGTTGTCCAAGTCTGGTACCAAGAGTGCTAGACTGTCACTGGAGGCAGGCTTTAATGACAGTTTCACACCAAGGACACTACAGCTCAATCTTCCCAAACCCCTATCTGAGCTGTATGATCCAGTCCATCTAGGCCTGTCATATCCTGATCTGTTGCTGGAATGTGAGGCAGCATTTCAAGCGCTGAACATCGATGAAAATCAG GCATCTTCCGTTGAAGAAGAGACTAGAAAACAAGCCAAATCCAAGCTGTGGTTCCAAATGCGTGCTGGCCGAGTTACAGCTTCCAGGTTCAAGGCAGCTGCAAGAACAGATCCAGCCAACCCATCCAAGTCTCTCATCAAGCAAATCTGCTATCCACAAGCCTACAAGTTCACTTCTGCAGCAACTGA ATGGGGATGCCAGCATGAAAACGAGGCCAGGAATGTGTACAAAGCACATGTAGCCATGCAGCACAGAGACTTCATGGTGGAAGACTCAGGACTCATCATCAATCCTGATTATCCTCACCTTGGTGCCTCTCCAGATGGGAAGATAAAGTGTTCCTGCTGTGGGATGGGGATTTTAGAAATAAAATGCCCTCATTGCAAACGTGGTGCCTCAGTAGTATTCTCTAATTCCAAGTCCTCTACTGGAATGTTCAGGCCTGAGGTTAGATCCAGGAGAGCTTGTGCAGCTGATCTACGGGATTCTTCCTCTCTCTTCCTGGACTTCATGGCCTGTCGACACTGA